A single region of the Syngnathus acus chromosome 6, fSynAcu1.2, whole genome shotgun sequence genome encodes:
- the LOC119124314 gene encoding fibroin heavy chain-like isoform X26, whose translation MRMKHTAACLAALALLGSVCVGYQVPHDQQQAKHVLERPLTWSYPEGPTNPVAPVPDFELRHPVPAATVSVECGERQARVEVQLDFFGIGQFIKPSDLTLGPCGPVAEDTQAHVLIFQPELQDCGSISRTTDDALIYTFSLNYNPTRLGESPVVRTNEAAVIVECHYPRHHNVSSLPLDPQWIPFSAVRVAEEFLYFTLTLRTDDWMYERPRYQYYLGDMIRIEASVRQYHHVPLRVFVESCTATLSPDMNSSPRYTFLEQGCLIDARITGAESRFMQRTTENMLQFQFEAFRFQGADSGMLYITCHLRATSNGHDIDPEHRACSHIQNGWREASGVDSACSSCNALGGNQQPGNPWNPGDLHKGSQNNLGGGGDSQTGGIGWTIGGGGGSQTGGGSRTGGGSQTGGIGWTTGGGGGSETGGGSRTGGDSQTGGIGWTTGGGGSSQTGGGWTTGGGGGSQTGGGSQTGGIGWTTGGGGGSQTGGGSQTGGDPQTGGIGWTTGGGGGSQTGGGSRTGGGWTTGGGGGSQTGGGSRTGGDSQTGGIGWTTGGGGGSRTGGDSQTGGIDWTTGGGGGSETGGGSRTGGGWTTGGGGGSRTGGGWTTGGGGGSRTGGDSQTGGIGWTTGGGGGSQTGGIGWTTGGGGGSETGGGSRTGGGWTTGGGGGSRTGGDSQTGGIGWTTGGGGGSRTGGGSQTGGESQTGGIGWTTGGGGGSQTGGGWTTGRGGGSQTGGGGSSGSGGGNDGGGGGNQPREQTWTTGFTGSTNTGTSWATVTRIGGGTPGTGTWQKTGRGKDEPDKQTVTWNPTGPGQSGASTTWTVTSSTSSSTQGGRKSRSVKSDQVYEWRGDVTLGPFEIAEKVV comes from the exons ATGAGAATGAAGCACACCGCTGCGTGCCTTGCGGCACTGGCCCTGCTCGGCAGCGTCTGCGTCGGATATCAGGTGCCCCATGATCAGCAACAGGCCAAGCATGTACTTGAGAGGCCGCTCACCTGGAGCTACCCTGAAGGGCCCACGAATCCGGTCGCGCCTGTGCCCGATTTCGAGCTCAGGCACCCCGTCCCTGCAGCAACCGTATCAGTGGAGTGCGGAGAGAGGCAAGCGCGCGTGGAGGTCCAGTTGGACTTTTTTGGAATAGGCCAGTTCATCAAGCCCTCTGACCTGACGCTGGGTCCTTGTGGCCCAGTGGCTGAGGACACTCAAGCCCATGTGCTGATATTCCAGCCTGAGCTGCAAGACTGCGGCAGCATTTCGCGA ACGACAGATGATGCTCTCATCTACACTTTTTCTCTCAACTATAACCCCACAAGGCTGGGTGAATCCCCTGTTGTGAGGACCAACGAAGCTGCCGTGATTGTGGAATGTCACTACCCAAG GCACCACAACGTGAGCAGCCTCCCACTCGACCCACAATGGATACCATTCTCTGCAGTCAGGGTTGCAGAGGAGTTCTTATACTTCACTCTTACCCTGAGGACCG ACGACTGGATGTACGAGAGGCCTCGTTACCAGTACTACCTGGGAGACATGATCCGTATCGAGGCCTCCGTCAGGCAGTACCACCACGTGCCCCTACGCGTTTTTGTGGAAAGCTGCACGGCTACCCTCTCGCCCGATATGAATTCCAGCCCCAGATATACCTTCCTTGAACAGGG GTGTTTAATTGACGCGAGGATCACAGGCGCAGAGTCCAGGTTCATGCAACGAACAACAGAGAACATGCTCCAGTTCCAGTTTGAGGCATTCAGGTTCCAGGGTGCAGACAGCGGCATG CTTTACATTACCTGCCACTTGAGAGCCACGTCGAACGGCCACGACATTGATCCTGAACACAGGGCCTGCTCCCACATACAGAACGG CTGGAGGGAGGCCAGTGGCGTGGATTCAGCATGCTCCTCCTGTAATGCCCTTGGTGGAAATCAACAACCAGGCAACCCTTGGAACCCTGGTGACCTTCATAAGGGCAGTCAAAATAACCTCGGCGGAGGAGGCGACTCTCAAACAGGAGGCATTGGCTGGACCATCGGTGGTGGAGGCGGCTCTCAAACAGGTGGTGGCTCTCGAACAGGAG GCGGCTCTCAAACAGGAGGCATTGGCTGGACCACCGGTGGTGGAGGCGGCTCTGAAACAGGAGGTGGCTCTCGAACAGGAGGCGACTCTCAAACTGGAGGCATTGGCTGGACCACCGGTGGTGGAGGCAGCTCTCAAACAGGAGGCGGCTGGACCACCGGTGGTGGAGGCGGCTCTCAAACAGGAGGTGGCTCTCAAACAGGAGGCATTGGCTGGACCACCGGTGGTGGAGGCGGCTCTCAAACAGGAG GCGGCTCTCAAACAGGAGGCGACCCTCAAACAGGAGGCATTGGCTGGACCACCGGTGGTGGAGGCGGCTCTCAAACAGGAGGTGGCTCTCGAACAGGAGGCGGCTGGACCACCGGTGGTGGAGGCGGCTCTCAAACAGGAG GCGGCTCTCGAACAGGAGGCGACTCTCAAACTGGAGGCATTGGCTGGACCACCGGTGGTGGAGGCGGCTCTCGAACAGGAGGCGACTCTCAAACTGGAGGCATTGACTGGACCACCGGTGGTGGAG GCGGCTCTGAAACAGGAGGTGGCTCTCGAACAGGAGGCGGCTGGACCACCGGTGGTGGAGGCGGCTCTCGAACAGGAG GCGGCTGGACCACCGGTGGTGGAGGCGGCTCTCGAACAGGAGGCGACTCTCAAACTGGAGGCATTGGCTGGACCACCGGTGGTGGAGGCGGTTCTCAAACAGGAGGCATTGGCTGGACCACCGGTGGTGGAGGCGGCTCTGAAACAGGAGGTGGCTCTCGAACAGGAGGCGGCTGGACCACCGGTGGTGGAGGCGGCTCTCGAACAGGAGGCGACTCTCAAACTGGAGGCATTGGCTGGACCACCGGTGGTGGAGGCGGCTCTCGAACAGGAG GCGGCTCTCAAACAGGAGGCGAGTCTCAAACAGGAGGCATTGGCTGGACCACCGGTGGTGGAGGCGGCTCTCAAACAGGAGGCGGCTGGACCACCGGTCGTGGAGGCGGCTCTCAAACAGGTGGCGGCGGAAGTAGTGGAAGTGGCGGTGGCAATGACGGTGGCGGTGGAGGAAATCAACCAAGGGAACAAACCTGGACCACTGGCTTCACTGGAAGTACCAACACAGGCACTTCCTGGGCTACTGTCACTAGGATTGGTGGAGGAACCCCTGGAACGGGCACCTGGCAAAAGACTGGAAGAGGCAAAGACGAACCAGACAAACAAACTGTTACTTGGAACCCCACTGGTCCCGGACAAAGTGGCGCAAGCACTACTTGGACCGTAACCAGCTCAACTAGTAGCAGTACACAGGGTGGAAGAAAGAGCCGTTCAGTGAAATCAGATCAAG TTTATGAATGGAGAGGTGATGTCACACTGGGTCCCTTCGAAATTGCAGAGAAAGTCGTTTGA
- the LOC119124314 gene encoding uncharacterized transmembrane protein DDB_G0289901-like isoform X46: MRMKHTAACLAALALLGSVCVGYQVPHDQQQAKHVLERPLTWSYPEGPTNPVAPVPDFELRHPVPAATVSVECGERQARVEVQLDFFGIGQFIKPSDLTLGPCGPVAEDTQAHVLIFQPELQDCGSISRTTDDALIYTFSLNYNPTRLGESPVVRTNEAAVIVECHYPRHHNVSSLPLDPQWIPFSAVRVAEEFLYFTLTLRTDDWMYERPRYQYYLGDMIRIEASVRQYHHVPLRVFVESCTATLSPDMNSSPRYTFLEQGCLIDARITGAESRFMQRTTENMLQFQFEAFRFQGADSGMLYITCHLRATSNGHDIDPEHRACSHIQNGWREASGVDSACSSCNALGGNQQPGNPWNPGDLHKGSQNNLGGGGDSQTGGIGWTIGGGGGSQTGGGSRTGGGSQTGGIGWTTGGGGGSETGGGSRTGGDSQTGGIGWTTGGGGSSQTGGGWTTGGGGGSQTGGGSQTGGIGWTTGGGGGSQTGGGSQTGGDPQTGGIGWTTGGGGGSQTGGGSRTGGGWTTGGGGGSQTGGGWTTGGGGGSRTGGGWTTGGGGGSRTGGDSQTGGIGWTTGGGGGSQTGGIGWTTGGGGGSETGGGSRTGGGWTTGGGGGSRTGGDSQTGGIGWTTGGGGGSRTGGGSQTGGESQTGGIGWTTGGGGGSQTGGGWTTGRGGGSQTGGGGSSGSGGGNDGGGGGNQPREQTWTTGFTGSTNTGTSWATVTRIGGGTPGTGTWQKTGRGKDEPDKQTVTWNPTGPGQSGASTTWTVTSSTSSSTQGGRKSRSVKSDQVYEWRGDVTLGPFEIAEKVV; the protein is encoded by the exons ATGAGAATGAAGCACACCGCTGCGTGCCTTGCGGCACTGGCCCTGCTCGGCAGCGTCTGCGTCGGATATCAGGTGCCCCATGATCAGCAACAGGCCAAGCATGTACTTGAGAGGCCGCTCACCTGGAGCTACCCTGAAGGGCCCACGAATCCGGTCGCGCCTGTGCCCGATTTCGAGCTCAGGCACCCCGTCCCTGCAGCAACCGTATCAGTGGAGTGCGGAGAGAGGCAAGCGCGCGTGGAGGTCCAGTTGGACTTTTTTGGAATAGGCCAGTTCATCAAGCCCTCTGACCTGACGCTGGGTCCTTGTGGCCCAGTGGCTGAGGACACTCAAGCCCATGTGCTGATATTCCAGCCTGAGCTGCAAGACTGCGGCAGCATTTCGCGA ACGACAGATGATGCTCTCATCTACACTTTTTCTCTCAACTATAACCCCACAAGGCTGGGTGAATCCCCTGTTGTGAGGACCAACGAAGCTGCCGTGATTGTGGAATGTCACTACCCAAG GCACCACAACGTGAGCAGCCTCCCACTCGACCCACAATGGATACCATTCTCTGCAGTCAGGGTTGCAGAGGAGTTCTTATACTTCACTCTTACCCTGAGGACCG ACGACTGGATGTACGAGAGGCCTCGTTACCAGTACTACCTGGGAGACATGATCCGTATCGAGGCCTCCGTCAGGCAGTACCACCACGTGCCCCTACGCGTTTTTGTGGAAAGCTGCACGGCTACCCTCTCGCCCGATATGAATTCCAGCCCCAGATATACCTTCCTTGAACAGGG GTGTTTAATTGACGCGAGGATCACAGGCGCAGAGTCCAGGTTCATGCAACGAACAACAGAGAACATGCTCCAGTTCCAGTTTGAGGCATTCAGGTTCCAGGGTGCAGACAGCGGCATG CTTTACATTACCTGCCACTTGAGAGCCACGTCGAACGGCCACGACATTGATCCTGAACACAGGGCCTGCTCCCACATACAGAACGG CTGGAGGGAGGCCAGTGGCGTGGATTCAGCATGCTCCTCCTGTAATGCCCTTGGTGGAAATCAACAACCAGGCAACCCTTGGAACCCTGGTGACCTTCATAAGGGCAGTCAAAATAACCTCGGCGGAGGAGGCGACTCTCAAACAGGAGGCATTGGCTGGACCATCGGTGGTGGAGGCGGCTCTCAAACAGGTGGTGGCTCTCGAACAGGAG GCGGCTCTCAAACAGGAGGCATTGGCTGGACCACCGGTGGTGGAGGCGGCTCTGAAACAGGAGGTGGCTCTCGAACAGGAGGCGACTCTCAAACTGGAGGCATTGGCTGGACCACCGGTGGTGGAGGCAGCTCTCAAACAGGAGGCGGCTGGACCACCGGTGGTGGAGGCGGCTCTCAAACAGGAGGTGGCTCTCAAACAGGAGGCATTGGCTGGACCACCGGTGGTGGAGGCGGCTCTCAAACAGGAG GCGGCTCTCAAACAGGAGGCGACCCTCAAACAGGAGGCATTGGCTGGACCACCGGTGGTGGAGGCGGCTCTCAAACAGGAGGTGGCTCTCGAACAGGAGGCGGCTGGACCACCGGTGGTGGAGGCGGCTCTCAAACAGGAG GCGGCTGGACCACCGGTGGTGGAGGCGGCTCTCGAACAGGAG GCGGCTGGACCACCGGTGGTGGAGGCGGCTCTCGAACAGGAGGCGACTCTCAAACTGGAGGCATTGGCTGGACCACCGGTGGTGGAGGCGGTTCTCAAACAGGAGGCATTGGCTGGACCACCGGTGGTGGAGGCGGCTCTGAAACAGGAGGTGGCTCTCGAACAGGAGGCGGCTGGACCACCGGTGGTGGAGGCGGCTCTCGAACAGGAGGCGACTCTCAAACTGGAGGCATTGGCTGGACCACCGGTGGTGGAGGCGGCTCTCGAACAGGAG GCGGCTCTCAAACAGGAGGCGAGTCTCAAACAGGAGGCATTGGCTGGACCACCGGTGGTGGAGGCGGCTCTCAAACAGGAGGCGGCTGGACCACCGGTCGTGGAGGCGGCTCTCAAACAGGTGGCGGCGGAAGTAGTGGAAGTGGCGGTGGCAATGACGGTGGCGGTGGAGGAAATCAACCAAGGGAACAAACCTGGACCACTGGCTTCACTGGAAGTACCAACACAGGCACTTCCTGGGCTACTGTCACTAGGATTGGTGGAGGAACCCCTGGAACGGGCACCTGGCAAAAGACTGGAAGAGGCAAAGACGAACCAGACAAACAAACTGTTACTTGGAACCCCACTGGTCCCGGACAAAGTGGCGCAAGCACTACTTGGACCGTAACCAGCTCAACTAGTAGCAGTACACAGGGTGGAAGAAAGAGCCGTTCAGTGAAATCAGATCAAG TTTATGAATGGAGAGGTGATGTCACACTGGGTCCCTTCGAAATTGCAGAGAAAGTCGTTTGA
- the LOC119124314 gene encoding uncharacterized transmembrane protein DDB_G0289901-like isoform X9, which translates to MRMKHTAACLAALALLGSVCVGYQVPHDQQQAKHVLERPLTWSYPEGPTNPVAPVPDFELRHPVPAATVSVECGERQARVEVQLDFFGIGQFIKPSDLTLGPCGPVAEDTQAHVLIFQPELQDCGSISRTTDDALIYTFSLNYNPTRLGESPVVRTNEAAVIVECHYPRHHNVSSLPLDPQWIPFSAVRVAEEFLYFTLTLRTDDWMYERPRYQYYLGDMIRIEASVRQYHHVPLRVFVESCTATLSPDMNSSPRYTFLEQGCLIDARITGAESRFMQRTTENMLQFQFEAFRFQGADSGMLYITCHLRATSNGHDIDPEHRACSHIQNGWREASGVDSACSSCNALGGNQQPGNPWNPGDLHKGSQNNLGGGGDSQTGGIGWTIGGGGGSQTGGGSRTGGGSQTGGIGWTTGGGGGSETGGGSRTGGDSQTGGIGWTTGGGGSSQTGGGWTTGGGGGSQTGGGSQTGGIGWTTGGGGGSQTGGGSQTGGDPQTGGIGWTTGGGGGSQTGGGSRTGGGWTTGGGGGSQTGGGSRTGGDSQTGGIGWTTGGGGGSRTGGDSQTGGIDWTTGGGGGSETGGGSRTGGGWTTGGGGGSRTGGDSQTGGIGWTTGGGGGSQTGGGWTTGGGGGSRTGGDSQTGGIGWTTGGGGGSQTGGIGWTTGGGGGSETGGGSRTGGGWTTGGGGGSRTGGDSQTGGIGWTTGGGGGSRTGGGSQTGGESQTGGIGWTTGGGGGSQTGGGWTTGRGGGSQTGGGGSSGSGGGNDGGGGGNQPREQTWTTGFTGSTNTGTSWATVTRIGGGTPGTGTWQKTGRGKDEPDKQTVTWNPTGPGQSGASTTWTVTSSTSSSTQGGRKSRSVKSDQVYEWRGDVTLGPFEIAEKVV; encoded by the exons ATGAGAATGAAGCACACCGCTGCGTGCCTTGCGGCACTGGCCCTGCTCGGCAGCGTCTGCGTCGGATATCAGGTGCCCCATGATCAGCAACAGGCCAAGCATGTACTTGAGAGGCCGCTCACCTGGAGCTACCCTGAAGGGCCCACGAATCCGGTCGCGCCTGTGCCCGATTTCGAGCTCAGGCACCCCGTCCCTGCAGCAACCGTATCAGTGGAGTGCGGAGAGAGGCAAGCGCGCGTGGAGGTCCAGTTGGACTTTTTTGGAATAGGCCAGTTCATCAAGCCCTCTGACCTGACGCTGGGTCCTTGTGGCCCAGTGGCTGAGGACACTCAAGCCCATGTGCTGATATTCCAGCCTGAGCTGCAAGACTGCGGCAGCATTTCGCGA ACGACAGATGATGCTCTCATCTACACTTTTTCTCTCAACTATAACCCCACAAGGCTGGGTGAATCCCCTGTTGTGAGGACCAACGAAGCTGCCGTGATTGTGGAATGTCACTACCCAAG GCACCACAACGTGAGCAGCCTCCCACTCGACCCACAATGGATACCATTCTCTGCAGTCAGGGTTGCAGAGGAGTTCTTATACTTCACTCTTACCCTGAGGACCG ACGACTGGATGTACGAGAGGCCTCGTTACCAGTACTACCTGGGAGACATGATCCGTATCGAGGCCTCCGTCAGGCAGTACCACCACGTGCCCCTACGCGTTTTTGTGGAAAGCTGCACGGCTACCCTCTCGCCCGATATGAATTCCAGCCCCAGATATACCTTCCTTGAACAGGG GTGTTTAATTGACGCGAGGATCACAGGCGCAGAGTCCAGGTTCATGCAACGAACAACAGAGAACATGCTCCAGTTCCAGTTTGAGGCATTCAGGTTCCAGGGTGCAGACAGCGGCATG CTTTACATTACCTGCCACTTGAGAGCCACGTCGAACGGCCACGACATTGATCCTGAACACAGGGCCTGCTCCCACATACAGAACGG CTGGAGGGAGGCCAGTGGCGTGGATTCAGCATGCTCCTCCTGTAATGCCCTTGGTGGAAATCAACAACCAGGCAACCCTTGGAACCCTGGTGACCTTCATAAGGGCAGTCAAAATAACCTCGGCGGAGGAGGCGACTCTCAAACAGGAGGCATTGGCTGGACCATCGGTGGTGGAGGCGGCTCTCAAACAGGTGGTGGCTCTCGAACAGGAG GCGGCTCTCAAACAGGAGGCATTGGCTGGACCACCGGTGGTGGAGGCGGCTCTGAAACAGGAGGTGGCTCTCGAACAGGAGGCGACTCTCAAACTGGAGGCATTGGCTGGACCACCGGTGGTGGAGGCAGCTCTCAAACAGGAGGCGGCTGGACCACCGGTGGTGGAGGCGGCTCTCAAACAGGAGGTGGCTCTCAAACAGGAGGCATTGGCTGGACCACCGGTGGTGGAGGCGGCTCTCAAACAGGAG GCGGCTCTCAAACAGGAGGCGACCCTCAAACAGGAGGCATTGGCTGGACCACCGGTGGTGGAGGCGGCTCTCAAACAGGAGGTGGCTCTCGAACAGGAGGCGGCTGGACCACCGGTGGTGGAGGCGGCTCTCAAACAGGAG GCGGCTCTCGAACAGGAGGCGACTCTCAAACTGGAGGCATTGGCTGGACCACCGGTGGTGGAGGCGGCTCTCGAACAGGAGGCGACTCTCAAACTGGAGGCATTGACTGGACCACCGGTGGTGGAG GCGGCTCTGAAACAGGAGGTGGCTCTCGAACAGGAGGCGGCTGGACCACCGGTGGTGGAGGCGGCTCTCGAACAGGAGGCGACTCTCAAACTGGAGGCATTGGCTGGACCACCGGTGGTGGAGGCGGTTCTCAAACAGGAG GCGGCTGGACCACCGGTGGTGGAGGCGGCTCTCGAACAGGAGGCGACTCTCAAACTGGAGGCATTGGCTGGACCACCGGTGGTGGAGGCGGTTCTCAAACAGGAGGCATTGGCTGGACCACCGGTGGTGGAGGCGGCTCTGAAACAGGAGGTGGCTCTCGAACAGGAGGCGGCTGGACCACCGGTGGTGGAGGCGGCTCTCGAACAGGAGGCGACTCTCAAACTGGAGGCATTGGCTGGACCACCGGTGGTGGAGGCGGCTCTCGAACAGGAG GCGGCTCTCAAACAGGAGGCGAGTCTCAAACAGGAGGCATTGGCTGGACCACCGGTGGTGGAGGCGGCTCTCAAACAGGAGGCGGCTGGACCACCGGTCGTGGAGGCGGCTCTCAAACAGGTGGCGGCGGAAGTAGTGGAAGTGGCGGTGGCAATGACGGTGGCGGTGGAGGAAATCAACCAAGGGAACAAACCTGGACCACTGGCTTCACTGGAAGTACCAACACAGGCACTTCCTGGGCTACTGTCACTAGGATTGGTGGAGGAACCCCTGGAACGGGCACCTGGCAAAAGACTGGAAGAGGCAAAGACGAACCAGACAAACAAACTGTTACTTGGAACCCCACTGGTCCCGGACAAAGTGGCGCAAGCACTACTTGGACCGTAACCAGCTCAACTAGTAGCAGTACACAGGGTGGAAGAAAGAGCCGTTCAGTGAAATCAGATCAAG TTTATGAATGGAGAGGTGATGTCACACTGGGTCCCTTCGAAATTGCAGAGAAAGTCGTTTGA
- the LOC119124314 gene encoding uncharacterized transmembrane protein DDB_G0289901-like isoform X35: protein MRMKHTAACLAALALLGSVCVGYQVPHDQQQAKHVLERPLTWSYPEGPTNPVAPVPDFELRHPVPAATVSVECGERQARVEVQLDFFGIGQFIKPSDLTLGPCGPVAEDTQAHVLIFQPELQDCGSISRTTDDALIYTFSLNYNPTRLGESPVVRTNEAAVIVECHYPRHHNVSSLPLDPQWIPFSAVRVAEEFLYFTLTLRTDDWMYERPRYQYYLGDMIRIEASVRQYHHVPLRVFVESCTATLSPDMNSSPRYTFLEQGCLIDARITGAESRFMQRTTENMLQFQFEAFRFQGADSGMLYITCHLRATSNGHDIDPEHRACSHIQNGWREASGVDSACSSCNALGGNQQPGNPWNPGDLHKGSQNNLGGGGDSQTGGIGWTIGGGGGSQTGGGSRTGGGSQTGGIGWTTGGGGGSETGGGSRTGGDSQTGGIGWTTGGGGSSQTGGGWTTGGGGGSQTGGGSQTGGIGWTTGGGGGSQTGGGSQTGGDPQTGGIGWTTGGGGGSQTGGGSRTGGGWTTGGGGGSQTGGGSRTGGDSQTGGIGWTTGGGGGSRTGGDSQTGGIDWTTGGGGGSETGGGSRTGGGWTTGGGGGSRTGGDSQTGGIGWTTGGGGGSQTGGGWTTGGGGGSRTGGGWTTGGGGGSRTGGDSQTGGIGWTTGGGGGSRTGGGSQTGGESQTGGIGWTTGGGGGSQTGGGWTTGRGGGSQTGGGGSSGSGGGNDGGGGGNQPREQTWTTGFTGSTNTGTSWATVTRIGGGTPGTGTWQKTGRGKDEPDKQTVTWNPTGPGQSGASTTWTVTSSTSSSTQGGRKSRSVKSDQVYEWRGDVTLGPFEIAEKVV, encoded by the exons ATGAGAATGAAGCACACCGCTGCGTGCCTTGCGGCACTGGCCCTGCTCGGCAGCGTCTGCGTCGGATATCAGGTGCCCCATGATCAGCAACAGGCCAAGCATGTACTTGAGAGGCCGCTCACCTGGAGCTACCCTGAAGGGCCCACGAATCCGGTCGCGCCTGTGCCCGATTTCGAGCTCAGGCACCCCGTCCCTGCAGCAACCGTATCAGTGGAGTGCGGAGAGAGGCAAGCGCGCGTGGAGGTCCAGTTGGACTTTTTTGGAATAGGCCAGTTCATCAAGCCCTCTGACCTGACGCTGGGTCCTTGTGGCCCAGTGGCTGAGGACACTCAAGCCCATGTGCTGATATTCCAGCCTGAGCTGCAAGACTGCGGCAGCATTTCGCGA ACGACAGATGATGCTCTCATCTACACTTTTTCTCTCAACTATAACCCCACAAGGCTGGGTGAATCCCCTGTTGTGAGGACCAACGAAGCTGCCGTGATTGTGGAATGTCACTACCCAAG GCACCACAACGTGAGCAGCCTCCCACTCGACCCACAATGGATACCATTCTCTGCAGTCAGGGTTGCAGAGGAGTTCTTATACTTCACTCTTACCCTGAGGACCG ACGACTGGATGTACGAGAGGCCTCGTTACCAGTACTACCTGGGAGACATGATCCGTATCGAGGCCTCCGTCAGGCAGTACCACCACGTGCCCCTACGCGTTTTTGTGGAAAGCTGCACGGCTACCCTCTCGCCCGATATGAATTCCAGCCCCAGATATACCTTCCTTGAACAGGG GTGTTTAATTGACGCGAGGATCACAGGCGCAGAGTCCAGGTTCATGCAACGAACAACAGAGAACATGCTCCAGTTCCAGTTTGAGGCATTCAGGTTCCAGGGTGCAGACAGCGGCATG CTTTACATTACCTGCCACTTGAGAGCCACGTCGAACGGCCACGACATTGATCCTGAACACAGGGCCTGCTCCCACATACAGAACGG CTGGAGGGAGGCCAGTGGCGTGGATTCAGCATGCTCCTCCTGTAATGCCCTTGGTGGAAATCAACAACCAGGCAACCCTTGGAACCCTGGTGACCTTCATAAGGGCAGTCAAAATAACCTCGGCGGAGGAGGCGACTCTCAAACAGGAGGCATTGGCTGGACCATCGGTGGTGGAGGCGGCTCTCAAACAGGTGGTGGCTCTCGAACAGGAG GCGGCTCTCAAACAGGAGGCATTGGCTGGACCACCGGTGGTGGAGGCGGCTCTGAAACAGGAGGTGGCTCTCGAACAGGAGGCGACTCTCAAACTGGAGGCATTGGCTGGACCACCGGTGGTGGAGGCAGCTCTCAAACAGGAGGCGGCTGGACCACCGGTGGTGGAGGCGGCTCTCAAACAGGAGGTGGCTCTCAAACAGGAGGCATTGGCTGGACCACCGGTGGTGGAGGCGGCTCTCAAACAGGAG GCGGCTCTCAAACAGGAGGCGACCCTCAAACAGGAGGCATTGGCTGGACCACCGGTGGTGGAGGCGGCTCTCAAACAGGAGGTGGCTCTCGAACAGGAGGCGGCTGGACCACCGGTGGTGGAGGCGGCTCTCAAACAGGAG GCGGCTCTCGAACAGGAGGCGACTCTCAAACTGGAGGCATTGGCTGGACCACCGGTGGTGGAGGCGGCTCTCGAACAGGAGGCGACTCTCAAACTGGAGGCATTGACTGGACCACCGGTGGTGGAG GCGGCTCTGAAACAGGAGGTGGCTCTCGAACAGGAGGCGGCTGGACCACCGGTGGTGGAGGCGGCTCTCGAACAGGAGGCGACTCTCAAACTGGAGGCATTGGCTGGACCACCGGTGGTGGAGGCGGTTCTCAAACAGGAG GCGGCTGGACCACCGGTGGTGGAGGCGGCTCTCGAACAGGAG GCGGCTGGACCACCGGTGGTGGAGGCGGCTCTCGAACAGGAGGCGACTCTCAAACTGGAGGCATTGGCTGGACCACCGGTGGTGGAGGCGGCTCTCGAACAGGAG GCGGCTCTCAAACAGGAGGCGAGTCTCAAACAGGAGGCATTGGCTGGACCACCGGTGGTGGAGGCGGCTCTCAAACAGGAGGCGGCTGGACCACCGGTCGTGGAGGCGGCTCTCAAACAGGTGGCGGCGGAAGTAGTGGAAGTGGCGGTGGCAATGACGGTGGCGGTGGAGGAAATCAACCAAGGGAACAAACCTGGACCACTGGCTTCACTGGAAGTACCAACACAGGCACTTCCTGGGCTACTGTCACTAGGATTGGTGGAGGAACCCCTGGAACGGGCACCTGGCAAAAGACTGGAAGAGGCAAAGACGAACCAGACAAACAAACTGTTACTTGGAACCCCACTGGTCCCGGACAAAGTGGCGCAAGCACTACTTGGACCGTAACCAGCTCAACTAGTAGCAGTACACAGGGTGGAAGAAAGAGCCGTTCAGTGAAATCAGATCAAG TTTATGAATGGAGAGGTGATGTCACACTGGGTCCCTTCGAAATTGCAGAGAAAGTCGTTTGA